The following coding sequences lie in one Spinacia oleracea cultivar Varoflay chromosome 1, BTI_SOV_V1, whole genome shotgun sequence genomic window:
- the LOC110784434 gene encoding uncharacterized protein: protein MSYSAASSTTITTASILSPYSTTKHHHYQNLLPYPSIPTFKSTRLTTTKTQVSSSPTNKPTTSAAIPTNPTSKASQETIFFDGGAHYGDLLANLVLGFTLVWLPLTLAAVSRAFFLRYRFTNLRVTVISGFTGEDRSDFSYKVIKDVQVVPRFIGEWGDIIITLKDGTKVDLRSVPKFREIAKYCLSMTDKSDKNPVVLKETAPKAKGF, encoded by the coding sequence ATGTCCTACTCCGCCGCGTCttccaccaccatcaccaccgcTTCAATTCTATCTCCTTACTCCACCACTAAACATCACCACTACCAAAATCTCCTACCATACCCTTCAATACCCACTTTCAAATCCACCAGACTCACCACCACCAAAACCCAAGTCTCTTCCTCCCCCACCAACAAACCCACCACCTCCGCCGCGATTCCCACCAaccccacctcaaaagcctccCAAGAAACCATATTTTTCGACGGCGGCGCTCACTACGGCGACTTACTCGCAAATCTAGTTCTGGGTTTTACCCTAGTATGGCTTCCCTTAACCCTAGCTGCAGTTTCAAGGGCATTCTTTTTGAGGTACAGGTTCACAAATTTAAGGGTAACTGTAATTTCTGGGTTTACTGGAGAGGATAGAAGTGATTTTTCGTACAAAGTGATTAAGGATGTTCAGGTTGTTCCTAGGTTTATTGGGGAATGGGGTGACATCATCATTACCTTAAAAGATGGGACTAAAGTTGATTTAAGGAGTGTCCCTAAATTTAGGGAAATTGCTAAGTATTGTCTTTCTATGACTGACAAGAGTGACAAGAATCCTGTCGTGCTCAAAGAAACTGCTCCTAAAGCTaaagggttttga